The Aedes albopictus strain Foshan chromosome 1, AalbF5, whole genome shotgun sequence genomic interval GTTACGTGATAATTGAAAGGTTACAAATTGATACCCCTTTTTAGCAAAGTCAGTTAGTGTGCGGACGTTACTTCTAATCCCATATGGTGAGGGAGCAATCACTCTGCCAACCTATGTCAAACATCCGAGCGCTCTTCCTATCAGTTATCAACTACCGAAAAGACACAGCAGCGTGCGCTGTGAACTGGAAAGGATTTTTTTATATAAACTCCAGGAAGGCTTGTAAGCACTTGCAGTGATCGCCTATAGCACTCTTCGGTCGATCTTTGTcaaagccggaaagatacggtggACAAGTCATGTTGCCAGATTCCGAATATTAACAATGTAAAGATTGCATGCGCAAGAGATCTGTATGGTATATGGCGACATAGGTACAGccaagaccagctatggcaggttATGCGCGAATACGGATTCTGATCAagccgacgatggatcgagtgatgtgcgcagttcgagtatcaggaacactctcgagtcccttcgaatctcgcagagggttgcggcaaggtctttcgtgcttgttgttcgacagggcctgtccataaactacgtagactcttagggggggacggggggtctggccaaagtctacgctccatacaaatttcgaaaattttgtatggacaaaagtctacgtagggggtggggggggggcgGCTGGCGGTTTGAgattgcccaaaatgagtctacgtagtttatggacagcgccacatTGCTTTAAAGGGTgtgataaggagagcggggataaacacgagtgaaatGATTTCCGTTCAGTTGTTTGGTttcgatgatgatattgatattatagctcacaAATTTGAgccgatggtggaaacgtacatccgactaaagaatgaagccaggcgaatacgattagtcattaatgcgtcgaagacaaagtacatgatggaaaaGGGTTCCAGatagggaagaatcaccgcgcccgccaccccgaattgctatctacggtgatgaaatcgaggtggttgaagaatttgtgtacttgggctcattgactggtgaccgccgacaacgacaccggcagagaaattcatagacgcattgtggcaagaaAGCGAGCTTTGgcctccacagaactctacgatcgaataaagtttgccctaacatgaagttaaccatctacaaaacgctgattagaccggtagtcctctatggacacgaagcatGATGGACtctacgtgtagaggaccaacgcgcccttagagtTTTCAAACGGTTCTGCGTattatctacggcggagtgcagatggatgacgggatttgaagaaggcgaatgaaccatgaacTACTTCAGCAACtgcgagaaccaaccatcgtccacattgCGTAACTCGAAGGCTAcgggctacggtggacgggtcacgtcatcaggatgtcagatagcaacccgactaaaatggttcactAGAGTCATCCgagcggtacaagaagacgtggtgcgcagcgagctaggtgggtcgatcaagtggaggacgatctgcggacccttcgcagagcgcggaactggagacacacagccatggaccgagtagaatggagacgactcctatgtacagcggaggtcactcaggccttaatctgaccggtaagtaagtaaggtACAGCGACCAGGCTGAGAGTGATCTAGTGAGTGTAGGGCCCCCAGAACAGCCGTATAGATTCCGGCAAGTACTATTTGTTCCGTGGTACACAAAAcaaggaaccccaatccaagatgATATGCGACCCCTACCGAgtagttgagggggtttaaacATGCTCAATCGTTAAGCCAGGCCTCTCACTTGGCTGGGAATTGTAGGTTTGACTTACGAGAGTAAGGGGTAGCGACGTCTCAGGTTGCGACCAAACGTGAGCCCTCAGCCACCACAGCTTAGGGCATGCCAGAAAGGTGTTGCCTCTTGGAGCCGGGAAGCTAGACTAGCTGCTAGAGAAAAGGGCTCTTGTCGACGCCCTCATAGTCATCAAAAGAACATCGCCTAAACATGTTTGTCGTAGGCAGTCCTTGTCGAGTGTGTGGAGGTGGGAGCTTCAACCGCCTTCAAGACAGCCAGAGCTGACAAATCGAAGTGCAAATGACGTTCGTCTTAACCCTTCTTGTGCATTAagatcatttttgacccaaaccgtccCCAACGCGATGCATTTGGGATCGCTTGATCAAATTGCCTTATCATTTTCCGATATTTCCTAACTTTTCAGGTTTTTTCCAGATGACTAACCATTTATGATTATCCTCATAAGAATTACTCCTAACGCCTCTGGCTACAGATTAGCCTTATTTTTCGCTAGAGCATCACCAGTCACAACATCATCGCGAAAAACAGCACGGAGGAACCACCGTGAAAGTCTAGCTCTGTCGAGTTGCTTCATCTCTCAGTCAGTCGGAGCAAGACAAGACACTGAAATGGGCTCACTAGTGGAACACTCAGCACCGCTGGCTGGCAGTATAAAAATGGCAAAGTTCCAAGGAGTCTGCTTCATACTCGATTATATACCGCGTGGGCAAGAACCTCTCTCCCGttgaaatgtgattttttttcttcgtttGGTTGTATAGAAAGTGCTACACGGATCACCATGGACAGTGTCTCAGTCAACAGTTCACCCAAGTATTCCGGAATATCTGGTGCATGCGGACTAAGGTCATTGGAAAGTGGAATGTGAACGTAGAATTCCAGTGTGTGTCTATATTGAATTCAATCGTGCACGGAGAGAGTATCGAACAAGCCATCTCACGTGGATCTTTAATCGCGTTCCGACAACGGTGTGTCAGCAAAGTGAGCAAACAGGATCATGAAACTGGTACGTTGAGTTTGAAGATAGAAGGGTTTAGAATGGGCGTAGTAAATCCAACCGATAGGAGCATTTGAATGTTCTAGTAATGTCCGGTATGCTCGAGCGAAAAATATAACAGCAGAGCATGATAGCCCAAAAGGTCACATTAATCACGCCTGTTTTTACTGATTCGTTTTTGTTGAGAGGAGCAGTAGAAAAACCGTCTTCGGTTGACAACTGCTAGTGGAATAATGTGCATTGATAACACTTGTAGGTAAATAGAAGTGATGAATTTTATGTGCCACCAGCGGATATTGTTGACGATCAATGGTAATAATAATAACACCCTACTGCATAATTTATAGCGTGTCGGGGAGTTCAGTGCAGGGCGATCAACATCCTTCCTCACTCAGCGATCAGCATCACCTCGATGGAaaattctgctgttctattttcggtaaaagtttggattaccgaaattcagcacagttttaccgaagttcagctagtttttaccgaacgttcggtaattttttgacgaacttcggtaatatagtgctgaacattcggtaatctgaacttttaccgaaaatagaacagctgaatacggtactttattttaagtgtgtacgttcaaccggacctgtgaataattgacatcgatttacggtgtctcctccacgttcacAGACTCCATCAGGAAAAAAGTGAGGGCAAAAGTGTGAGCAAATAGATTCAGGTACTTGTGGTACGAACAACCACTACCTGTGGTACTTGTGGTACACAACTttcgtggcttcgtggtcgtgcgactaatgtcaccaagcacttaggcGCATCGTgccaaggagcgcgggttcgattcccgcctcagctgtcaggaaaagttttcggctgtgccactgggcgttgcatgctagtccgttgtctagtgtcgtgcttccttcaaagagcgaatagctcactggaagcgtcgaacgtgtccgtgtctttctaAAGAACTTCCTGAAGCCGTGCCAGAAAAAAACACGTTTGGGATGAGCCGGATGGATCCACCTGCCTTTTATTATTGTAGCTCACTCTTGCTGGCAAAGTTTCCACTTAGCCAATGAGTCCGCTCGGATTGTGTTTCTCACGTTTCTGTCATTCCTTCTTCCATCCGGGGAATCATCCCAGCGCATGCTGTCTCCGTCGAAATAGTTTTGTAAGCACTCGCGACTCGCATGCCCATGAGTCGTAATGAGCCTGTGCACCGTTTTGTGCTGTCTTTGTCACTCCTTCGGAAAATTTGAACACGGGGGCACAGTAAGCGTCAAATTTCCTTTTGGAGAGAGCAAGACAGCATCAAAGGATGCACAGGGTTATGTTCTGTTTAACACTCTTCAATTACGTTTTTTACTTAGCGCTGCAGCCTATGCTGAGGCACGCAGAAACGATGTCGACCTGCTTGGTTAGGGTGCAAATTTGACGCAACAAGACCTTCTTCCAGCCTGTGTGTCCAAGGAATCCACCAAAATCTAAATATGAGGTCAACAGCAGTTTCTGTGTGACAGTTGTGCGCCGGCCATGATTATTGCTGACACGGAGCTGTACGGCATTTAACACACACGCTGATTACGACGCAAATATCATGGCTTTCACTGCTTTCCCATGGCCGGAACCATAGATTTTTGATAGGGTGCACTAGAATCAAAATATGTATTGGTTCATCCATACATCATTCGTCGCCCTATGTCACACAGCAATACATTCAAAGTCTAGGGAGTACCTGGCATCCCCGGCACCTCTGGTAGTTTCGCCTATACGTTTTTTCATGATTCTTGTTTTCAAAATTCTATTCATGGTAGATGATTAAGTCTAGGGATTATCCTCAGATATATGTTACTGCGGCTTTGAGATCGCGCGCGTACTTGGACTGAGTCCAATTGTGACCAGGGATGTCATATATACAGATTTCTaagcatctgtacagattgcatttcaggccgaacatttgaataggtcctatcagcgtttgagaggctctctttattcactttctctttcaattaatgcaatgtaatggtacacatttcaactacttttgcagtacaaatcaaaagacgattgatttgaccatcgttctatgcaaggagataatcatgattcaaatgaacagctgagatattaaccaaagagagggcaaccaaagagagcctctcttctgcagataggacctttagacatgtttggcctgatttatatGAAATAGAGATGTTgcttttgtataggatacaggtTTTGCACCCAcattttatatccctttcgtgacggagcgcaaaaaagtgaaatctccatacaaattgctcaactatGGCTCTCCAGAGCTCGTAAGATTTCCCaacaattaacaattattttacctcatttgaaagaactactctttatctttctatTTCTAGCTTTgattacctagataaatcggatataaaaaatatgcgacagataaaactttttcatgttttacgggttttgtccactttttgtttaccttgttgtggtaaatctcacaggcaacgtaaacaaaaatgtgtttacacacaaacaagtataagtaatggctgaattatagaAACGGTTTACATCAATGAAACAAATCTAACATCGTTAATTGTGACGTCTCTATCAAACCAACCTTATCTCAAGATCGGTACGAGTATGCAAAGATCAACGGGAAAGGTCAATGGGTTCCTGAAGCATTTTGGCAAGGTCAATAACATCATAATTTGTGCGCATTCAGCTGGCTTCGGCTTGTGTACGTTGCATTTGGGGAAGCATATTCTAATTGTCACTCCTGAATCGAAAAATCTTTGCACTATAAACCAATCTTAAATTTTGATGAAACTACGAATGTAAAAActgtatttgtaaaaaaaaaatggaacattATTCATTTACAAAGAATTCGTGTTACAAGGTACACTGAAAAACGGCTTGGAGTAATGACCAccacaaaaatgttttcaaatttaccatggcaaaacgtgatcatcgatcAACAAACACtttttgtgtgcgttttgttttctCCCATATCAAccagttcgatagccgagtgatagcgtgcgagcctggtaatCTCAAGGTTCTCGGTTTGAATCCagctgccaacagaaactttttttaattgttaatcgggtccatggtaaaattgaaaacattattctgttgaaatgaaacgaaattcagtctgctcaaatttagtggcgttgtgtatttaaattgaccctcagaatagtaatttcaaccgcaagccgttttTATGACTAATAATATGACTGATTTCCTTTTCTCTTTGTATTTCCAGACATACGTTGTCGTTTTTCTTCTAATATTGCTGACTTTCAAAAGTGTCGGAGCGAGAGCCGTGCGAAAATCATGCGGCAAGTACTTAGCAGATCGAATCTCGGATCTATGCAAGGCACGCGGTGGATATTCCCAACTGACATCAGCTGATAGCGAGCAACGGTCCCATCGCCGCATCAAGCGAGGAATAGTCGAAGAATGTTGCCACcagcagtgttgcgaatactcactagtaaaaaattatactcacttgcttctatctcagtccagaagcatgctatcaaaaaatgatgtttgaaggggttttagattgtagtttaatctaaaagtttgccgaataaagtaaaggtcgcagacgcataccaaaaccgtgagagagctgtgagtacaaggtgagtataaattacacgaattttactcacctcgtactcacagcccTCTCATagctttggtatgcgtctgcgacctttactttattcggcaaacttttagattaaacaacaatctaaaagcccttctagcatcattttttgatagcatgcttctggactgagatagaagcaaatgagtatgactcttgcaagtgagtattcgcaacactggccACCAGAgctgtaccgataccatactaatgcAATACTGCATGGAGCAAGTAGAACAACCTGAAGAGGTTGTAATGTCCAACGAAGAAAGCAAATCCACTACTCCACCAACAACCGCAAGAACCGTCGAACAACTCGTGAGTGGGCTAGATCCACCAAAAACCTCGAGTATATTATTAATGACCGTATCATTTTCTTTTCTCAGCCATTTACGACGAGATTTCCATTCAATGCTATGCCGATGGAGTTTGGAACTGTGAGACCGGAATTCAACCGAATTAATGCCAAATACATGGGTAGCAGACGAAAACAGTACTACCGTTTTAACTAGATGTGTAAAAAAAACTGAGCGATTGTGATATACAAAACATGGAGAACGCTCCAAATGAACTGAACCACTAAAAAGGGAGAAATCCTTAGGCTGTGATTGAATTAAGACAACGTTAAGCAATTTCTAGTCAACCATCATGAACATGGAAAATTATCTACGAAACTGATTCACTCACTGAAAGATATCCATTCTACACAACTCCTGCAGCTTTCCTCAAGAAGCTATTTTACCAATTCGTACTCCCTCAATTCATTTCGAGCCATGATAGGCTCAGACATGTCAATGAGATATCCATGGACGGTGCCGACTGCCGTTGTAGTTGTTTGGATTTAGTATTTCACCAgaccactaaggggattcaggtggccaaaaatcaaaaattgactttattcaatttaatATTTAccttcggtagttgaaagtatgCCACTTGGACCAGTGAACCCTAGTAATATTAGTTTGccaatccctatacttatcgagatattggtagcagaatgagaccattgccgatttttggtaaaacgaatgaaatgttcaactttacatattatctttggcttaaatgaaaaatgtcatacttttcaagtagtttctaaaagcttgcttataaacctttcgaatgacgtattAGACGTAGAAATGTTGCTTGTAATACTATTAAATGATaccacattaaaaaaaatcaaattttctccatacagaccgttccatacaaaaaaaaagtttcgcttcgggactacttttatgtctttgtttaggatccctgggagacattgaaatcaaatttggctgctactagccgCTATTCTGCAATTTCAATCAAGTTGTCggtgatgattgagatattgctatagggcagtgcatgaaattatttccttctctttcactcttacagaaattttgtaaacaacaaggccacgaaacgtcaaaatcccatacaaaatcaaaacagtgcagtgccctatacaaaatcaccctattggccttaagcttcacgtacccgacccccgacaactcattttcaaaatgctggtatttcgttaattttcatccgattttttttttaagtcgccctcctcaatcgatcataaataggtgctagtttattacactcaagtggtcatgtaatatccggaatcattccggagatattccgtatTATACGGGGTCAGAGGTGGGGaggagtcttcttcttcttctttattgctcgacgtccccactgggacttggcctgcctcgctgcaacttaatgttctttgagcacttccacaattattaattgaagggctttctttgcctgccattgcatgagtttgtatattgtgaggcaagtacaatgatacactatgcccagggagccgagaaaattgagtatgttttgccaaatggctaaaagtgattatttcgtgtgttattataTTTGAGAGGCCCTCACAGAACCTGTTGCAGGTGTTCTGGAGCGGCCATCATACCAGTTGatataaagtgaccagatatattttacactgatgcgggacacagttttaCATAAATTGAATTGTAAGTTTTTCAGACCCTATTTTCCAAAAAAGCTTAATAATTTCAATATACTGGTTGCAGGCCGCCAAAATGGTCGACTTTTGCACCTATCCACGATTCAGGCACACAAATCTtatgaaatacaaagcttttcttACTAAAAGTGATATTCATGTGAGCTTgggcaaaataaaaattatactgTCGTCAGACGTatactttttgagatttgtgcattttgAACTAGGTTCCCAAGTCGTTCGTCCTTAATATGTTAGTTAGAAAGTGTATAATCAGAAATCCTCTGAAGATCTCTTTTCGTATTATTTTAGAGATCATAATGAATAAATTTacattttgttttgattccctgaaatttatcttcaaaaattttaggagaatttttCTAAACTCCCGAGTTTTGTTTCATGAAAAATGTCTGTTCAAGCTTTGAAAGAAAAAGctggagaaaataaaaaaaaaactgttaattttataaaaaaaacccctGGAACATCTGTCGACGGTAATCCTTGAGAAACCTTAAAAATGCTTAAAAAATCTCTGCAAAAGAATAGCTAGTGAAAACTCTGAAATAAAACTGTAGAtgaataactagaggaattctcgaagaaaccctTAAAAAATAGGGAAAATTCTGTGGGAATTTCAAACCACTGTAGcatgcaaattttgaaaaatatcaacaatgtcctccaaaaattttccctGAAAGGATACTAAggcattttttcagtatttcgcTGAAAGATTCGTATCTAACGCAATTGCTCTTTGTTTATTGGAACTATTCAGGCATTActaaaaaatttctcaaaataatctaTTGAGAATGCATTTAGATTATCCAACTAAAATTTATGCTCGCTTTATAAGTTCTACTATTTTTTCCAGTAGCCTTTGTCATGCTTGTCTTGGGAATTTTACTGACGGGATCTGTATTACTCAAAGAACGCCTGGAGGGTTGCTATAGTGTGGGTATATGTATCTCTgggaatactttaagaatttttttctaaaaggTGAACGAAATTCACTTGCGGAGAGCTTACAAGAATCAAGAAATATGcctgaagaattagcattaagttagaattcataaataaaaaaaatagaaaaaatcaagCAAAATGAGTCGCGCtgattcatgaataaaaaaacatGTTCTACTCTTTTAATTTTTCCGAAGTTtgcattttagaagaaaagatGCAGTTTAACATATAAGTCAGATATGTCTgtcgcgaaaaaaaaatattgtagcgattgttgaaatccgggacatttccgggacactttaCAATGCGGGATGACTAGCTtaaatccgggactgtcccgcacaatccgggacgtctggtcactttaagttgatatatacttcagtcattttttctgccccattctctcgaaatcatgaaaattgataCTACGTCGCACGgcttgttttggttgcaaaccagaaatggaacctgtgctagatgttgCGGGGTGACCATATTAGTTGATAGTCAGTCGTTCCTGACTTAGCCATTCGAAataatgaagattgatatgtcgcacggcatgttttggttgaaacCCAGAAGTGTGCCCAATGAGgccccgtggaacctgtcacgaggatccggatgggtcaacttattcaaatttggttatcgcagttgtgtttcactgttcgcaacacaaatttgaaaattgacgaaatggcagcattttgaaaatgagttgtcgagggtcgggtatgtgaaggtttaTATTATTCTCGATTTCTGtgcatgcccaagtaacaatttaaattccttctagatttgtttatttttatggaagctttatcatagcatgaagaattcatgaaacatttatagttgtttttatcaagagaaaataatctccgttcgtatgcggtttttaagttttcttcaagttaattttgaaaactccgcataaaacaacttgataccctaaggcatttgatcttattataagttttaagacgtatttgaagttattttcaacacataacatcaacaaactttattaaaagtttatgccttgtttattcaagtacaattcatctgagttattctcctttaaaaacttcttaaagctttcaattcttgagctgGAGCCACTAGTGtggaacaagaactaagcggaataataaaatcttattaattcaaataataaattatgcaataaattggcttttttatgcaaatctaaacactcaaacatttttgcacactgttaattttgccgttttggtgctcaaaagtaatcatatcgacgaaatattaaTTTTATagtcaatcaaaaatgcgagtagcttgctgaggtcgtccaacattcagccagttactcacacaggccacagcagcttgaatcgaaaatgaaatgggtacttactgtgactcttctcgtgcttatgctaaatagtgtaatactagaaagttttagaaatgcacttattaaatagaCGAAACTATCATAGAATTGGCACTTCCtgaagcaaaatgtacagaaacaactttctagctccaaaaaggtaaacaaacaattgtcaaaggctgttactcttgaataaaacgaataagtttcatttaagacgaacaaatctgccttaagatcatcactagtaaaaacaatcttcaataaatgctgtagatttcatgcaaggggacttggttccatcattgttttgaggtggtttggaataaaggtaataacaattgatggtggctgcatgaattttgttcgcttggaacggcagccatgattagaaagaattgaaaaagt includes:
- the LOC109412111 gene encoding bombyxin B-1 homolog isoform X2, producing MKLTYVVVFLLILLTFKSVGARAVRKSCGKYLADRISDLCKARGGYSQLTSADSEQRSHRRIKRGIVEECCHQHCTDTILMQYCMEQVEQPEEVVMSNEESKSTTPPTTARTVEQLPFTTRFPFNAMPMEFGTVRPEFNRINAKYMGSRRKQYYRFN
- the LOC109412111 gene encoding bombyxin B-1 homolog isoform X1, producing the protein MKLTYVVVFLLILLTFKSVGARAVRKSCGKYLADRISDLCKARGGYSQLTSADSEQRSHRRIKRGIVEECCHQQCCEYSLSCTDTILMQYCMEQVEQPEEVVMSNEESKSTTPPTTARTVEQLPFTTRFPFNAMPMEFGTVRPEFNRINAKYMGSRRKQYYRFN